The sequence TGGGCTTGGCCGTGGAATGGACAGCCGAAGCCAGGGTGATCGGGGCGGTCCGGCTGGAGGTGAAGGACCCCATCCATCGCACGGCGGACCTGGGCTACGGCTTTCATCGGGAATTCTGGGGGCGCGGCGTCGCCACCGAAGCGGCGCGCGCGCTGGTCCGGGTCGGATTCGACGGGCTGGGCCTGCACCGGATTTGGGCCACTTGCGACGCGCGCAACACCGGCTCGCAGCGGGTTTTGGAGAAGCTGGGCATGCGGCGGGAAGGCTTGATGAATGCCAACGCCTGGTCACGCGACCACTGGCGCGACACCCTGCTGTACGCCGTGCTGGCTGAGGAGTGGGGCGGCTAGATTCCGGACCCGTTGTCGATGGTCCTGAGCGCAGCCTCGTGCGCCGCCGCCTCGGCGTTCAGCCACGCGACGAAGGCCTTGACCTGGGGCAGGCGACCCTTCGCCTTGGGATGCACCACGTGATAGGCGAAGTCGACCGCGGTGGCGATCTGGAACGGGGCGACCAGGCGCCCGGCGTCGATGTCGGCCTGGGCCAGGGTGCGCTTGGCCAGGGCCACGCCACGGCCGCCGACCGCGGCCTCGATGACTAGGCTCGACTGGTTGAAGCGCGGGCCGCGGGCGCCGTCGACGCCCTTCACCCCGCGCGCGGCCAGCCACATGGTCCAGTCGGGACAGGACTCGTCGGCGTCGGGCGAGCCGTCGTGCAGCAGCACATGATTGGCTAGGTCCGAAAGCTCGTTCAGGGGATTGGTCTCCAGAAGCTGCGGGCTGGCCACGGCGATCACCGTTTCCTGCATCAGCCTGTTGACCTCCAGCGCCGGATAGCGGCCTGAGCCATAGCGGATAGCCAGGTCCACCTCGCCGCTGGCGAAATCGACGATCTCCATGCCGGCCGAGACCCAGACGTCGACCTGGGGGTGCAGGGCTTCGAACTTGCCCAGCCGCGGCACCAGCCACTTGGCGGCGAAGGAGGGGGCGACCGAGACGGTCAGTCGCCGCCCGTCGACTGCGGCGGTCAGCATCGAGGCGGCTTCGGCCAGGCGGTCGAAGGCTTCGCGCAGGGCGGGCAGGGCGGTCTGGGCGGGGTCGGTGAGCAGCAGGCCCTTGGGCGTGCGCTTGAACAGGGCGACGCCCACATAGTCTTCCAGATTCTGGATCTGCTGGCTGACCGCGCCGGGCGTCACCGACAGTTCGTCGGCGGCGCGGCTGAAGTTCAGGTGACGGG is a genomic window of Phenylobacterium montanum containing:
- the gcvA gene encoding transcriptional regulator GcvA yields the protein MEQRRRLPPLNALRAFESAARHLNFSRAADELSVTPGAVSQQIQNLEDYVGVALFKRTPKGLLLTDPAQTALPALREAFDRLAEAASMLTAAVDGRRLTVSVAPSFAAKWLVPRLGKFEALHPQVDVWVSAGMEIVDFASGEVDLAIRYGSGRYPALEVNRLMQETVIAVASPQLLETNPLNELSDLANHVLLHDGSPDADESCPDWTMWLAARGVKGVDGARGPRFNQSSLVIEAAVGGRGVALAKRTLAQADIDAGRLVAPFQIATAVDFAYHVVHPKAKGRLPQVKAFVAWLNAEAAAHEAALRTIDNGSGI
- a CDS encoding GNAT family N-acetyltransferase; translation: MHAPPEPFAPPAQPWFPLATERLLLREFRSEDLDDIHAYGSDPEMVRFMDWGPNTPQMTREFLDRMLVQQAEWPRLGVGLAVEWTAEARVIGAVRLEVKDPIHRTADLGYGFHREFWGRGVATEAARALVRVGFDGLGLHRIWATCDARNTGSQRVLEKLGMRREGLMNANAWSRDHWRDTLLYAVLAEEWGG